From Thermosinus carboxydivorans Nor1, a single genomic window includes:
- the larB gene encoding nickel pincer cofactor biosynthesis protein LarB, with amino-acid sequence MNKNNICEILRAFRDGFISMDEAVDRLKNLPYEDLGFVKIDHHRMMRQGFPEVVFCQGKTIDQVVAIMERLIEYNHNILATRATPEMYTAVAAVIPDAQFHEQARLIVVERQPVVVDPDRIIVVMTAGTSDIPVAEEAAITAEIMGNKVRRVYDVGVAGIHRLLAQRQILEEANVLIVVAGMEGALASVVGGMVAKPVIAVPTSVGYGANFGGLAALLAMLNSCAAGVAVVNIDNGFGAGRLASIINHMR; translated from the coding sequence ATGAACAAGAATAATATCTGCGAAATACTCCGTGCTTTTCGCGACGGATTTATCTCGATGGATGAAGCAGTAGACCGGTTAAAAAACCTCCCTTATGAAGATTTGGGGTTTGTTAAAATTGATCATCATCGCATGATGCGCCAAGGTTTTCCCGAAGTGGTATTTTGTCAGGGTAAAACAATCGACCAGGTAGTGGCTATTATGGAGCGCTTGATTGAATACAACCATAACATTTTAGCAACGCGAGCCACGCCGGAAATGTACACGGCTGTTGCCGCCGTTATTCCTGATGCGCAGTTTCACGAACAGGCCCGGTTGATTGTCGTGGAGCGGCAGCCAGTGGTTGTCGACCCCGACCGAATTATTGTTGTTATGACAGCCGGTACGAGTGATATTCCTGTGGCGGAAGAAGCGGCTATCACGGCAGAAATCATGGGCAACAAAGTTCGGCGAGTGTATGATGTAGGCGTAGCCGGGATTCATCGGCTGCTTGCCCAGCGGCAGATACTGGAAGAGGCTAATGTTCTTATTGTGGTGGCCGGTATGGAGGGCGCTTTGGCCAGTGTCGTAGGCGGAATGGTTGCAAAACCGGTGATTGCCGTGCCGACCAGCGTTGGTTACGGCGCCAACTTCGGCGGGCTGGCTGCCTTGTTGGCAATGCTGAATAGTTGCGCGGCCGGAGTGGCCGTTGTCAATATTGACAATGGATTTGGGGCGGGCCGACTTGCGAGCATTATCAACCATATGAGGTGA
- the larE gene encoding ATP-dependent sacrificial sulfur transferase LarE, which yields MNTAAKLVKLEKILAELGHAVVAFSGGVDSTFLAAAAKRVLGEKVVAVTAVSPTSPQREQEDASRLAQVLEIAHFILPSGELDKQEFTANNPERCYFCKKERFGALVAWAQERNFHWVIEASNADDLNDYRPGLRALRELAQVRSPLLEAGMTKAEIRTLSREWGLPTWDKPSAACLVSRLAYGLEITADRLKQVEMAEEFLRTFYQGQFRVRHHGDTARIEVPKEDMALFVARASEITMRLRQLGFTYVALDLAGYRTGSMNEMLVGGKNEQE from the coding sequence GAAAAAATTCTTGCCGAACTGGGACATGCCGTCGTGGCTTTTTCGGGTGGAGTGGACAGCACCTTTTTAGCGGCTGCCGCTAAACGTGTTTTGGGAGAAAAGGTAGTAGCAGTGACAGCCGTGTCGCCAACCTCGCCACAGCGGGAACAGGAAGATGCTAGCAGGTTGGCGCAGGTTCTGGAGATTGCTCATTTTATTCTCCCTTCAGGTGAACTTGATAAACAGGAGTTTACTGCGAATAACCCGGAGCGATGTTATTTTTGTAAAAAGGAACGGTTTGGCGCCTTGGTCGCCTGGGCGCAGGAACGGAATTTTCACTGGGTCATTGAAGCTAGTAATGCCGATGATTTGAATGACTACCGGCCCGGGCTGCGGGCCCTCCGAGAGTTAGCTCAGGTCCGTAGCCCTCTCCTCGAAGCCGGCATGACCAAGGCTGAGATCCGGACCCTTTCCCGGGAGTGGGGACTCCCAACTTGGGACAAGCCTAGCGCCGCCTGTCTTGTTTCACGCTTAGCTTACGGTTTGGAAATTACGGCGGATAGGCTAAAGCAAGTAGAAATGGCGGAAGAGTTTCTGCGCACTTTTTACCAGGGACAATTTCGGGTCCGCCATCATGGCGATACGGCCCGCATCGAAGTGCCGAAAGAGGATATGGCGCTGTTCGTTGCACGGGCTAGCGAAATAACGATGCGATTGAGACAGCTTGGCTTCACCTATGTAGCTCTGGATTTGGCCGGATACCGTACCGGCAGTATGAATGAAATGTTAGTAGGAGGAAAAAATGAACAAGAATAA
- the folE2 gene encoding GTP cyclohydrolase FolE2 encodes MKDVQNAADMRGIAIQKVGVSDVDLPFLIKTKNGSFQSVLAKIKLTVDLPKEYKGTHMSRFIEVLNEWSQKPVSYREMECILSDIMHRLDAQRADIDINFKYFLEKRAPISGLKSYLDCDCLFSGTLLSGDHLKFVLGLAVPFTSLCPCSKEISRYGAHNQRGLMKVKIKHRPGHFIWIEDLAALMEEQGSCPVYPLLKREDEKYVTERAYENPKFVEDVLRDLVLALRRLKGVEWFEVECENYESIHNHNAYAAHREFVSEITSTERSL; translated from the coding sequence ATGAAAGATGTGCAAAATGCGGCGGATATGCGCGGCATAGCCATCCAAAAGGTCGGCGTAAGTGATGTTGACCTTCCCTTTCTCATCAAAACCAAAAACGGTAGTTTTCAGTCCGTATTGGCTAAAATAAAGTTGACTGTTGACCTGCCTAAAGAATATAAGGGTACCCATATGAGCCGGTTTATCGAAGTGTTAAATGAATGGAGTCAGAAACCTGTATCTTACCGGGAAATGGAGTGTATTCTCAGCGATATCATGCACCGGCTTGATGCGCAGCGGGCTGATATTGATATTAACTTTAAATATTTCCTTGAAAAACGAGCGCCGATAAGCGGTTTAAAAAGTTATTTGGACTGTGATTGTCTTTTTTCCGGCACTTTACTCAGCGGTGATCACCTCAAATTTGTTCTCGGCTTAGCGGTGCCGTTTACTTCTCTTTGCCCGTGCAGCAAGGAAATATCCCGGTATGGCGCTCATAATCAACGGGGTTTAATGAAGGTAAAAATCAAGCACCGGCCAGGCCATTTCATTTGGATTGAAGATTTGGCAGCTTTGATGGAAGAGCAGGGAAGCTGCCCTGTCTATCCCTTACTTAAGCGGGAAGATGAAAAGTATGTGACGGAAAGGGCTTATGAAAACCCAAAATTTGTCGAAGACGTACTCCGCGACCTCGTGCTTGCCTTACGACGTCTAAAAGGGGTAGAGTGGTTTGAGGTTGAGTGCGAAAACTACGAGTCGATTCATAACCACAATGCCTATGCGGCCCACCGGGAATTTGTCTCCGAAATAACCTCAACTGAACGCTCACTTTAA
- the larC gene encoding nickel pincer cofactor biosynthesis protein LarC, with product MRVIYLDCFAGVSGNMLLGALLDAGLPEEQLRSELAKLPVAGYELKVNRVVKCGISAIYVDVQIEQHHHHHRHLPDILTIIDNSTLAQKVKEDSKRVFWRLAEAEAKVHGTTVDAIHFHEVGAVDAIVDIVGVVFGLHYLRIDKIYTSKIHVGSGFIQCSHGRMPVPAPATAELLRGIPFYSGDVAKELTTPTGAALIATLGTGYGGMPQGFVSEKIAYGAGTWDLDIPNVVRMFLGEIKPEMGPATLMVMEANIDDLNPQIYHHVMNELMAKGALDVWLTPIIMKKGRPATKLALLVDKKHQDAVLEVLFTETSTLGVRYYPVNRETAERCFATVELPWGEVAVKIGSYRGQVCNIAPEYEDCLRLARQQHIPLKDIQQAAIAKAAELSKKGES from the coding sequence ATGAGGGTAATTTATTTGGATTGTTTTGCCGGGGTTAGTGGCAATATGCTGCTTGGCGCGTTATTGGACGCAGGTCTGCCTGAGGAGCAGCTCCGCTCGGAACTGGCCAAACTGCCTGTCGCCGGCTACGAACTGAAGGTGAACCGGGTAGTTAAATGCGGGATCAGTGCCATATACGTTGATGTACAAATAGAGCAGCATCATCACCATCACCGGCATTTGCCCGACATTCTGACTATTATTGATAATTCGACTTTGGCTCAAAAGGTGAAAGAGGACAGCAAACGGGTGTTTTGGCGCTTGGCTGAAGCAGAGGCTAAAGTACACGGCACTACGGTCGATGCCATCCATTTCCATGAAGTGGGGGCAGTTGACGCTATCGTTGACATTGTTGGTGTTGTTTTTGGTCTGCATTATTTGAGGATAGACAAAATATACACTTCTAAAATTCATGTGGGAAGCGGCTTTATCCAGTGCAGTCACGGGCGGATGCCCGTCCCGGCGCCGGCTACGGCTGAGCTGCTGCGCGGTATTCCCTTTTATTCCGGCGATGTGGCAAAAGAGCTGACGACACCTACCGGTGCAGCGCTAATCGCTACGTTGGGCACCGGTTACGGTGGCATGCCCCAAGGGTTTGTCAGCGAGAAAATAGCTTATGGCGCCGGTACTTGGGACCTTGATATCCCCAATGTGGTGCGAATGTTTCTCGGGGAAATTAAGCCGGAGATGGGACCGGCAACGCTAATGGTTATGGAAGCCAATATCGATGACCTAAATCCCCAGATTTACCACCATGTGATGAATGAATTAATGGCCAAAGGCGCCCTTGATGTATGGCTGACCCCAATTATTATGAAGAAGGGACGCCCGGCGACCAAACTTGCGCTGTTAGTGGACAAAAAACATCAGGACGCAGTATTGGAAGTTTTGTTTACCGAGACTTCAACTCTCGGCGTGAGGTATTATCCGGTAAACCGCGAAACTGCGGAGCGGTGCTTTGCTACCGTAGAGCTCCCATGGGGTGAGGTAGCGGTAAAAATTGGTTCATATCGGGGGCAAGTCTGCAATATAGCCCCGGAATATGAAGATTGTCTCCGTTTGGCCAGGCAGCAGCATATTCCGCTCAAAGATATCCAGCAGGCAGCTATCGCCAAAGCTGCTGAATTAAGCAAAAAAGGTGAGTCATGA
- the rnhC gene encoding ribonuclease HIII: MNSLEETRAALQQALTREELFVTDEKVIPYGLQLVVTDNRYKTAVNIYNGKKGIRITVGGAASPLKDRVERIANDLVCSPATDGNPAGFEGVSDFDNRWIGSDESGKGDFFGPLVIAAVMVDAATAAALTASGVRDSKLLSDEKAKVLAQRIREICHGRFALVEITPAKYNVLYQRFRAEGKNLNHLLAWAHASAIEEVLTRTPCRFALVDKFADESLIRSRLFAKGREITLVQAPRAEKNIAVAAASILARERFLYWIELFRVQYKMDFPKGASAAVTDAARAFVQRYGKNCLHDVAKLHFKTADELY, from the coding sequence ATGAACAGTTTGGAAGAAACCCGCGCTGCGCTGCAGCAGGCATTGACGCGGGAAGAATTGTTTGTCACGGACGAGAAAGTAATACCGTATGGTTTGCAATTAGTGGTAACAGATAACCGATACAAAACAGCCGTTAATATTTATAACGGCAAAAAAGGCATTCGCATTACCGTTGGCGGCGCAGCTTCTCCGCTAAAAGACAGAGTCGAGAGGATTGCCAACGATCTGGTTTGCAGCCCGGCCACCGACGGCAATCCGGCAGGGTTTGAAGGGGTTTCCGATTTTGATAACCGCTGGATTGGCTCAGATGAGTCGGGTAAAGGCGATTTTTTTGGTCCGCTGGTTATTGCTGCGGTGATGGTGGACGCGGCTACAGCGGCAGCTCTTACCGCCAGCGGTGTGCGTGACAGTAAATTACTGAGCGACGAAAAAGCCAAGGTGCTGGCCCAGCGTATCCGTGAGATTTGTCATGGAAGATTTGCTCTTGTGGAAATAACGCCGGCAAAATATAATGTTCTATATCAGCGATTTCGGGCGGAAGGGAAAAATTTAAATCACTTGCTGGCATGGGCCCATGCCAGCGCTATCGAAGAAGTGCTGACACGCACGCCCTGTCGCTTTGCTTTGGTCGACAAATTTGCTGACGAAAGCCTTATTCGTTCCCGGCTCTTTGCCAAAGGGCGGGAAATCACGTTGGTGCAGGCGCCAAGAGCCGAGAAGAATATAGCTGTTGCCGCGGCTTCAATTTTGGCCCGGGAGCGATTTTTATATTGGATTGAACTATTTCGTGTGCAGTATAAAATGGATTTCCCCAAAGGTGCATCCGCGGCGGTGACCGATGCGGCACGGGCCTTCGTCCAACGTTACGGTAAGAATTGCTTACATGATGTAGCGAAACTTCATTTTAAAACGGCGGATGAACTGTATTGA